One Bacteroidota bacterium genomic window carries:
- a CDS encoding NmrA family NAD(P)-binding protein produces MYAITGATGNTGKPITEALLAAGKKVRIISRSAEKAKELTDKGAELFVGETSDSEVLNKAFQGVRAVYVMIPMDWKSDNYTAHQEKHAKAMAEAIRKNGIKYVVTLSSQGAHLEKDSGVVLGLHKMEQIFNSIEGINVLHLRPSYFMENTLGMIGLIKQTGIMGSPLKANLPLDVIATRDIAQYAIKRLLALDFTNKTHQDLLGARSVTYAEMTKVYGSAIGKKDLQYVEFSFNDFKKGLIENMGTSENVADNFNAFIKAANDGKVMIAKRTAESTTPTTIEDFAHTFAFVYQQ; encoded by the coding sequence ATGTATGCAATAACAGGAGCCACAGGCAATACAGGTAAACCAATTACGGAAGCACTATTGGCAGCAGGAAAAAAAGTAAGAATTATTAGCCGAAGTGCAGAAAAAGCAAAAGAACTCACCGATAAGGGAGCCGAACTATTTGTAGGTGAAACTTCCGACTCAGAAGTTCTAAATAAAGCCTTTCAAGGAGTAAGGGCTGTGTATGTAATGATTCCGATGGATTGGAAATCGGACAATTACACTGCACACCAGGAAAAACATGCCAAAGCCATGGCAGAAGCCATTCGAAAAAATGGCATAAAATACGTTGTCACACTCAGCAGTCAGGGTGCTCATCTCGAAAAAGACTCGGGAGTTGTTTTAGGATTGCATAAAATGGAACAAATCTTCAATTCCATCGAAGGAATCAACGTATTGCATCTCCGACCGTCTTACTTCATGGAGAATACTTTAGGAATGATAGGTCTTATTAAACAAACAGGCATTATGGGCTCACCGCTGAAAGCCAACCTACCCCTTGATGTTATAGCTACCCGCGATATTGCACAATATGCGATAAAAAGATTACTGGCACTTGACTTCACAAATAAAACGCACCAGGATCTGTTGGGAGCACGTTCTGTGACCTATGCAGAAATGACCAAAGTTTATGGGTCAGCAATTGGCAAGAAAGACCTGCAATATGTGGAGTTCTCGTTTAATGACTTTAAAAAAGGGCTTATCGAAAACATGGGAACTTCGGAAAACGTAGCAGACAATTTCAATGCATTTATCAAAGCTGCCAACGATGGTAAAGTAATGATAGCGAAGCGCACTGCCGAAAGCACTACACCCACCACCATCGAAGATTTTGCACACACCTTTGCTTTCGTGTATCAACAATAA
- a CDS encoding SpoIIE family protein phosphatase, whose product MAEKFFIEIDCQQKNHEGERICGDVFLAGKVKEENRIVVVLSDGMGHGVKASVLATLTATMALNFTKEHKEPGRTAEIIMNTLPECSERKISYATFTVIDMNYDGTITILEYDNPETLVIRHREIMPLQRQSIVLESERNCGKKLRVCTFKGKLGDRIVFTSDGVTQSGLGTPRYPFGWGIEEVGKFSVDMSKRYPQISARQLASRIISTAFRNDGFQSKDDISCGVVYLREPRVLLICTGPPYHKTDDAGFAQRVIEFEGSKIVMGATTGDIIAREGKLTVKDGQEFADPDLPPLSYIEGIDLFTEGILTLRKVELILETYNNNTKLGRGPADQVVKLITESDEIRFFVGTRINIAHQDPSINVDLEIRRTVVKRIAYQLEEKFLKKVVINFF is encoded by the coding sequence ATGGCAGAGAAATTTTTTATAGAAATCGATTGTCAACAAAAAAACCATGAGGGCGAACGTATCTGTGGTGATGTGTTTCTGGCCGGCAAGGTAAAGGAAGAAAACCGGATTGTGGTTGTTCTTTCCGATGGAATGGGGCACGGAGTGAAAGCCAGCGTATTGGCTACGCTTACTGCAACCATGGCTCTTAATTTTACCAAAGAGCATAAAGAACCAGGCCGTACTGCCGAAATAATCATGAATACACTTCCTGAATGCAGTGAGCGGAAGATTAGCTATGCCACTTTTACGGTCATCGATATGAATTACGATGGCACTATTACTATACTCGAATACGATAACCCAGAAACACTTGTCATCCGTCATCGCGAAATCATGCCTCTCCAAAGACAATCCATTGTTTTGGAAAGTGAGCGGAATTGTGGCAAGAAGTTAAGGGTTTGTACATTTAAGGGTAAACTGGGCGATCGCATAGTGTTTACATCCGATGGTGTGACTCAGTCGGGTTTAGGAACTCCCAGGTATCCCTTTGGATGGGGTATAGAAGAGGTAGGTAAATTTAGCGTCGATATGTCCAAGCGCTATCCTCAGATTTCGGCGCGCCAACTGGCCTCAAGAATTATTAGCACAGCTTTTCGAAACGATGGGTTTCAATCGAAAGACGATATCAGTTGCGGAGTTGTGTACCTTCGCGAACCCCGTGTACTGCTTATTTGCACAGGACCACCTTACCACAAGACTGATGATGCTGGTTTTGCACAGCGTGTAATCGAGTTTGAAGGCAGTAAAATAGTGATGGGTGCAACCACCGGCGATATTATTGCCCGCGAAGGCAAACTTACCGTGAAAGATGGCCAGGAGTTTGCCGATCCCGACCTTCCGCCTTTATCTTATATTGAAGGCATTGATCTTTTCACCGAAGGTATTCTTACCTTACGCAAGGTGGAGCTTATTCTCGAAACCTACAATAACAATACTAAGTTGGGGCGTGGTCCTGCTGATCAGGTAGTGAAACTGATTACCGAAAGCGACGAAATTCGATTTTTTGTCGGTACCCGCATCAACATTGCCCATCAGGACCCATCTATCAATGTTGACCTCGAAATCAGAAGAACGGTGGTGAAGCGGATAGCTTACCAACTGGAAGAAAAATTTCTGAAGAAGGTAGTTATTAATTTCTTTTAG
- a CDS encoding winged helix-turn-helix transcriptional regulator, whose amino-acid sequence MTCDRSKYCGCLYYSANALARIMTKMAEEEFAVTGLAPSYAFLLMTVNAREGIQPKEISGIMQLTPSTVTRLIEKMEHRGLLTRQTSGKNTEVYPTELSRELDEKIKTAWMGLFQRYSALLGEESGKQLTEQINNAITKLE is encoded by the coding sequence ATGACATGCGACCGGAGTAAATATTGTGGATGTCTTTATTATTCAGCTAACGCTTTGGCGCGTATTATGACCAAGATGGCGGAAGAAGAGTTTGCTGTTACCGGGCTTGCCCCCTCGTACGCCTTTTTGCTGATGACAGTCAATGCCAGGGAAGGTATACAACCAAAAGAAATCAGTGGTATCATGCAACTGACCCCATCGACGGTAACCAGACTTATTGAGAAAATGGAACACAGGGGTTTGCTCACTCGCCAAACATCGGGTAAAAATACAGAAGTGTACCCCACAGAATTGAGCAGAGAATTGGATGAAAAAATAAAAACTGCCTGGATGGGTTTGTTTCAAAGGTACTCAGCTTTATTAGGCGAAGAATCAGGAAAACAACTCACTGAGCAAATAAACAATGCCATCACTAAACTCGAATAG
- a CDS encoding O-acetylhomoserine aminocarboxypropyltransferase/cysteine synthase, whose protein sequence is MSQSYHFETLQLHAGHELDETLSRAVPIYQTTSYVFKDSAHAARLFGLQEFGNIYTRIMNPTTDVFEKRIATLEGGVAALAVSSGQSAQFLALTNILESGDNIVSTSFLYGGTYNQFKVQFKRLGIGVKFVDGDKAEDFEKLIDSNTKALYIETIGNPQFNVPDFEAIASVAKKHQIPLVVDNTFGAAGYLFRPLEHGANIVVESATKWIGGHGTSIGGVIVDGGNFNWGNGKFPMFTEPSEGYHGMRFWDIFGAESQFGNIAFIIRARVEGLRDYGNALSPFNAFLLLQGLETLSLRMDRITQNALAIAQWLQEQDWVEKVNYPGLKNSPYHSIAQKYLKRGFGGVLTFKVKGGTEFAEKIVNGVKLISHLANIGDSKTLIIHPSTTTHEQLSLAEQKAAGVEPGMLRLSIGIEHIDDIKSDLMQVIRG, encoded by the coding sequence ATGTCACAATCTTACCATTTCGAGACATTGCAATTGCATGCCGGGCATGAGCTTGACGAAACACTTTCGCGCGCTGTGCCTATTTACCAGACTACTTCCTATGTATTTAAAGACTCGGCGCACGCTGCACGGCTTTTCGGATTGCAGGAGTTTGGTAACATCTACACAAGAATCATGAATCCTACTACCGATGTATTCGAAAAGCGAATAGCTACTCTGGAAGGTGGAGTAGCTGCTCTGGCTGTTTCATCGGGGCAATCGGCGCAGTTTCTGGCACTTACCAACATTCTTGAATCGGGCGATAACATTGTTTCTACTTCTTTTCTGTACGGAGGGACCTACAATCAATTTAAAGTGCAATTTAAGAGGCTTGGTATTGGGGTGAAGTTTGTCGATGGCGATAAGGCTGAAGACTTTGAGAAGCTAATCGATTCCAATACCAAGGCGCTCTATATCGAAACCATTGGAAATCCTCAGTTTAATGTACCGGATTTTGAAGCAATTGCTTCAGTAGCAAAAAAACACCAGATACCCTTGGTTGTTGACAACACTTTTGGCGCTGCTGGTTACCTGTTTCGTCCCCTGGAGCATGGGGCCAACATAGTAGTGGAGTCTGCCACTAAATGGATTGGTGGCCATGGAACCAGTATTGGTGGAGTAATTGTAGATGGTGGAAATTTTAATTGGGGCAATGGAAAGTTTCCTATGTTTACCGAACCATCAGAAGGTTATCATGGGATGCGTTTTTGGGATATTTTTGGTGCGGAAAGCCAGTTTGGAAACATAGCCTTTATTATCCGGGCAAGGGTAGAAGGCTTGCGCGATTATGGAAATGCGCTGAGTCCGTTTAATGCATTTCTATTGTTACAGGGCCTCGAAACTTTGTCTTTGCGTATGGACCGGATTACACAAAATGCACTTGCAATTGCTCAATGGTTGCAAGAGCAGGATTGGGTAGAAAAGGTGAACTATCCGGGACTTAAAAACAGTCCTTACCATTCAATAGCCCAGAAATACCTTAAAAGAGGTTTTGGGGGTGTGCTTACTTTCAAAGTAAAAGGTGGGACGGAATTTGCCGAAAAAATTGTGAATGGAGTAAAACTAATCAGCCATCTGGCCAATATTGGCGATAGTAAAACGCTTATTATTCATCCTAGTACTACAAC
- a CDS encoding 4Fe-4S binding protein — MAATPLVLIDPKKCTNCYTCVRICPVKAIRADVDKPSPIIQNKQCIGCGDCITTCVPKAISYRSSIESARLVLKTKGIKVAIVSPSICAEFHDVSDYRKFVQMIKSMGINYVNEVSFGVDLLAYKYLNLFSDFKGRYYISSCDPVVVAFVEKYHPNLVSNLAPFVPPMIATAKVVRKKYGNDIQVIYIGPDIASKDVALQSPPDGKVDVVLTFPELRQLFDDMKIAERTVEFSEFDGPIGYKGSLYPIRNGFLQAADIDENLLTGEVAAVEGKKEMLESIDEFEENVNVIHKHIHVTYGNSLSGPGITGRGNKLFKEHLVIKYANKRLTNFFRSEWYDNLQTYLSLDLSREFKPNNQRIPEPPEEAIQKTLESMGWKQNPNINCGQCGYSTCQEFVLNLTKGIVIPEMCSTYSIKTSKNYSSTLKELNEKLAATRQALNEKEEEVRSEHDTAQQASDLTDAMLEKLRAGIVFVDYRMSILKANKTFCSILGDEVEEISEVIPGLKGADLHKIFKEDICKLFSYVLTEGESIDGRDVQHDNLLLNLSIFPIRENQVAGAIVRDMSAPEVQKAEVLKRVSEVIDKNLSMVQQIGFLLGEGASDIERMLNSIMKIYTDNQGKISQ; from the coding sequence ATGGCTGCTACTCCCCTTGTATTAATCGATCCAAAAAAGTGCACCAATTGCTACACATGCGTGCGCATATGCCCGGTGAAAGCAATTCGTGCCGATGTCGATAAGCCATCGCCTATTATCCAAAATAAACAATGCATAGGTTGTGGCGATTGTATTACTACCTGCGTACCAAAAGCAATTTCGTACCGGAGTTCCATTGAAAGTGCCAGGCTGGTGCTAAAAACCAAGGGAATTAAAGTAGCTATCGTATCCCCCAGTATTTGTGCCGAGTTTCATGATGTTTCGGATTACAGAAAGTTTGTGCAAATGATTAAATCCATGGGCATTAACTATGTGAATGAAGTTTCTTTTGGGGTGGATTTACTGGCCTATAAATACCTCAATTTGTTTAGCGATTTTAAAGGACGGTATTATATTTCATCCTGCGACCCGGTAGTAGTAGCCTTCGTTGAGAAATACCATCCAAACCTGGTGAGTAATCTGGCTCCTTTTGTTCCACCCATGATTGCTACAGCCAAGGTAGTTCGAAAAAAATACGGAAACGATATTCAGGTAATTTACATTGGTCCCGACATTGCCAGCAAAGATGTAGCCTTGCAATCGCCACCCGATGGTAAGGTAGATGTGGTGTTAACATTTCCAGAATTGCGTCAACTTTTCGACGATATGAAAATTGCCGAACGTACAGTAGAATTTTCCGAGTTCGATGGCCCAATTGGCTATAAAGGTAGTTTGTATCCTATACGCAATGGATTTCTCCAAGCTGCCGATATCGACGAGAATCTGCTCACAGGAGAAGTAGCTGCTGTGGAAGGGAAGAAAGAGATGCTCGAGTCAATCGATGAGTTCGAAGAGAATGTGAATGTTATACACAAGCATATTCACGTTACTTATGGAAATTCGCTCTCCGGGCCAGGTATTACAGGAAGAGGCAACAAGCTGTTTAAAGAGCACTTAGTGATTAAATATGCCAATAAGCGGCTCACAAATTTTTTTCGATCAGAGTGGTATGATAACCTTCAGACTTACCTCTCACTCGATTTAAGCAGAGAATTCAAACCAAACAACCAGCGCATACCGGAACCACCTGAAGAGGCTATTCAAAAAACCCTAGAATCGATGGGTTGGAAGCAGAATCCAAATATTAATTGCGGACAATGTGGCTATTCCACCTGCCAGGAGTTTGTTTTAAACCTGACCAAAGGCATTGTCATTCCTGAAATGTGTTCAACCTATTCGATTAAAACCAGTAAAAATTACAGTTCAACCTTAAAGGAGTTAAACGAAAAGCTGGCAGCAACCCGGCAGGCTCTCAATGAGAAGGAAGAAGAAGTGCGCTCCGAGCACGATACAGCCCAACAGGCCTCTGATCTGACCGACGCCATGCTCGAAAAACTAAGGGCTGGAATTGTGTTTGTAGACTATCGGATGAGCATTTTAAAAGCCAATAAAACCTTTTGTTCGATATTGGGTGATGAGGTAGAAGAAATCAGCGAAGTGATTCCTGGACTCAAAGGTGCTGATTTGCATAAGATTTTTAAAGAAGATATTTGTAAACTCTTTTCCTACGTACTCACCGAAGGTGAAAGCATTGACGGCCGCGATGTGCAACATGATAATTTATTGCTTAATTTATCCATTTTCCCCATTCGAGAAAATCAGGTGGCCGGAGCCATTGTGCGCGATATGAGCGCGCCAGAGGTACAAAAGGCAGAAGTGTTGAAAAGGGTTTCTGAGGTAATCGATAAAAACCTTTCGATGGTGCAGCAGATAGGTTTCCTGCTTGGTGAGGGAGCTTCCGATATTGAACGTATGCTAAACTCAATAATGAAAATCTACACAGACAATCAGGGAAAAATTTCTCAATGA
- a CDS encoding NAD(P)-binding domain-containing protein: MKHKKIGIIGSGIVAQTLGSGFAKHGFEVMLGTRDTSKLIEWKSKEGQNVNIGSFEQAAKFGDMIVLAAKGTVAKEALKMAGAAHLRGKTIIDATNPIADSAPENGVLKFFTNLDKSLMEDLQEAFPEANFVKAFNSVGSPFMVNPPFKEKPTMFIAGNNDASKKEVTYLNELFGWETEDMGDAAGARAIEPLCMLWCIPGLRENRWNHAFRLIKV; encoded by the coding sequence ATGAAACACAAGAAAATTGGAATTATCGGATCGGGTATTGTTGCCCAAACACTGGGAAGTGGATTTGCAAAACATGGATTTGAAGTAATGCTCGGAACAAGAGACACTTCGAAATTAATAGAATGGAAGTCGAAAGAAGGCCAAAATGTAAACATTGGAAGTTTTGAGCAGGCTGCAAAATTTGGCGACATGATAGTGCTGGCAGCAAAGGGAACAGTGGCCAAAGAGGCCTTGAAAATGGCAGGAGCCGCTCACCTCAGAGGAAAAACCATTATCGATGCCACCAATCCGATAGCCGACTCAGCACCCGAAAATGGTGTGCTCAAATTCTTTACCAACCTCGACAAATCGCTTATGGAAGACCTTCAGGAGGCTTTTCCCGAAGCAAACTTTGTAAAAGCCTTTAATAGTGTAGGTAGTCCGTTTATGGTGAATCCTCCGTTTAAAGAAAAGCCTACCATGTTTATTGCAGGTAACAACGATGCCTCGAAAAAAGAAGTGACCTATCTCAATGAATTATTTGGATGGGAAACCGAGGATATGGGAGATGCTGCCGGAGCAAGAGCCATAGAACCTTTGTGCATGTTGTGGTGCATTCCTGGTTTACGTGAGAACCGCTGGAATCATGCCTTCAGACTAATAAAAGTCTAA
- the pyk gene encoding pyruvate kinase, translated as MHTNHHSLTKIIATIGPACNTKETLRKMIHEGIDVVRLNFSHGKHTDHEPVIRIIKELNLELGTNVAILADLQGPKLRIGEVENNGVILENGSHIKFVSEECIGSAERVFMSYKPLPVDVNPGETILVDDGKIKLEVVSTNRINEVTLKVISGGKLSSKKGVNLPNTNISLPSLTEKDINDANYVLDFDIDWIALSFVRNAKDIAGLRELIHKKNKHTKIIAKIEKPEAIADIDNIIDATDGVMIARGDLGVETPFNQVPILQKQIVHKCILKSKPVIIATQMMESMITNFRPTRAEATDVANAVIEGADALMLSGETSVGEYPTGVIRAMQDVISATENKGFELSHNHEPDPRNHSYLPDSVCYNACKMADLTGAKGIVVFTYGGGSAFKVASNRPKGNIYAFTPFKNVMTQLNLIRGVQSFYLEPESTINDSIKVATHILKQNKLIKADDVMVFIGGIPMVEKGPVNMMKIVKVL; from the coding sequence ATGCACACGAATCATCATTCTCTCACAAAAATTATTGCTACCATAGGTCCTGCCTGTAACACCAAAGAAACATTAAGGAAAATGATCCATGAAGGAATTGATGTGGTAAGGCTCAATTTCTCGCATGGTAAGCATACTGATCACGAACCCGTTATACGAATTATTAAGGAGTTAAACCTTGAGCTGGGAACAAACGTTGCCATATTAGCCGATTTACAGGGCCCAAAATTACGTATCGGAGAAGTGGAGAATAATGGAGTTATCCTCGAAAACGGTAGTCACATTAAATTTGTATCGGAAGAGTGCATTGGCAGTGCTGAAAGAGTGTTTATGAGCTACAAACCCCTTCCAGTAGATGTGAACCCGGGAGAAACCATACTGGTAGACGATGGTAAAATAAAACTCGAAGTAGTTTCGACCAATCGAATCAATGAAGTTACCCTAAAGGTTATCAGCGGTGGAAAGTTATCTTCAAAAAAAGGAGTAAACCTGCCAAATACAAACATTTCCTTGCCTAGTTTAACCGAAAAAGACATTAACGACGCCAATTATGTGCTCGATTTCGATATTGACTGGATAGCACTTTCGTTCGTCCGAAATGCCAAAGATATTGCCGGCCTGAGGGAACTTATTCATAAAAAAAACAAACACACTAAGATTATAGCCAAAATCGAAAAGCCAGAAGCAATAGCCGACATCGACAATATAATTGATGCAACCGATGGGGTAATGATTGCCCGAGGAGATTTAGGCGTGGAGACTCCTTTTAATCAGGTGCCAATTTTGCAGAAACAAATTGTGCATAAATGTATTTTAAAAAGCAAACCGGTAATTATAGCCACCCAGATGATGGAAAGTATGATTACCAACTTCAGGCCTACCCGTGCAGAAGCTACCGATGTTGCCAATGCTGTGATTGAGGGTGCCGATGCACTCATGCTGAGCGGAGAAACCTCGGTTGGTGAATATCCGACGGGGGTAATCAGGGCAATGCAAGACGTAATCAGTGCTACCGAGAACAAAGGTTTTGAACTAAGCCATAACCACGAACCCGACCCGCGCAACCATAGTTACTTACCTGATTCGGTATGTTACAATGCTTGCAAAATGGCCGATCTAACAGGAGCAAAAGGGATTGTAGTATTTACTTATGGTGGAGGTTCGGCTTTTAAAGTTGCAAGCAACCGACCTAAAGGAAACATATATGCTTTCACCCCATTTAAAAATGTAATGACACAATTGAATCTCATTCGAGGTGTACAGTCATTTTACCTCGAACCTGAATCGACTATAAATGATTCTATTAAAGTAGCTACCCACATTCTCAAACAAAACAAATTAATTAAAGCAGACGATGTGATGGTATTTATTGGTGGTATACCTATGGTAGAAAAAGGTCCGGTTAACATGATGAAGATTGTAAAAGTCTTATAG